From a single Parambassis ranga chromosome 2, fParRan2.1, whole genome shotgun sequence genomic region:
- the LOC114431971 gene encoding CLIP-associating protein 1-B-like isoform X4, which yields MEEEEEVSMEYLLEQVLHKDLGKRLQVGQEIMELILDQEKSPELEQDQTGLDRMVDAVASSWVNSSNFKVVLLGMDILSALVSRLQDRFRTQVGTVLPSLIDRLGDAKDQVRDQDQALLLKIMDQAANPQFVWERMMGGFKHKNNRTREGLCLCLISTLNVFGSQSLTLSKIVPHICNLLGDPTSQVRDGAMNCLVEIYRHVGERVRIDLGKKGLPQSRLNVIFSKFDEVQRSGNMVLSPLSDKNFEDDDSVDGGRSSSSSKAASLSGRKAVSMGSFRRPASAKSAGRDGSGAGAVDEEDFIQAFEDVPTVQIYSNREVEEAMTKVRDVLSDDKRDWELRVAALKKVRSLLLAGAAEFDGFPQQLRLMEAAFKLSAKDLRSQVVREACITLGHLSSVLGSRFDHAAEAIMPTLLNLVPNSAKVMATSGVAAIRLILRRTHYPRLIPIITSNCTSKSVAVRRRCYEFLDLLLQEWQTSSLERHGAVLMETIKKGIHDADAEARSVARKCYWSFHGHFSREAEQLYQGLESSYQKALQAHLRSGDSLMSLPASDRSSSSSQESLNRPLSVKTTVGSSSARSKAGHASRTPAAASSPSSLQRSRSDVDVNAAATATARTRMPAVPSAVQASPFSSASALPPGSYASLGRVRTRRTSAGNGPSVTDSRGRSRGKVVSQSQPGSRSGSPGRLLSSTYGRIPRPTMGGAAAATTASGASAGPSDKSRPRGHRSQGCSRETSPSRSGSARSRIPRPSMSQGCSRETSRESSRDTSPARGFSPLDRLSHQARISASVNAMRILNTGTEVEAAVADALLLGDSRSKRRPVRRRFESPGMYSDDDANSDASSACSERSYSSRNGGVAPHYMRQTEDVAEVLNHCASSNWSERKEGLLGLQNLLKSQRTLSRVELKRLCEIFTRMFADPHSKRVFSMFLETLVDFIILHRDDLQDWLFVLLTQLLKKMGADLLGSVQAKVQKALDVTRESFPFEQQFNILMRFIVDQTQTPNLKVKVAILRYIEALARQMDPADFVNSSETRLAVSRIITWTTEPKSSDVRKAAQVVLIALFELNTPEFTMLLGALPKTFQDGTTKLLHNHLRNASANSGISMVSPSNPAGRTPPRQPSSRSSPLTSPTNCSHGGLSPSMLEYDSENLNSEEIYSSLRGVTEAIQNFSFRSQEDLMDPLRRDGKRDGVPGGGASPDCGDVVEGGRTALDNKTSLLNTPSPRSFAGPRFREYNPYNYTDSIGTLDKAALKEALYEDAVEQLRDGRRQECVENKILNPKGFPAGPAEQLELVGELLKELSQGQAGERGPEERRGTLLELLKVAREDSLVVWEEHFKTMLLLLLETLGDKDHTIRALALRVLKEVLRNQPARFKNYAELTIMKTLEAHKDSHKEVVRAAEEAASTLAGSIHPEQCIKVLCPIVQTADYPINLAAIKMQTRAIERITKEPLHQLLPDIIPGLLQGYDNTESSVRKASVFCLVAIYSVIGEELKPYLAQLTGSKMKLLNLYIKRAQTSTSNSSSSSDISSY from the exons atggaggaggaggaggaggtgagcatGGAGTACCTGCTGGAGCAGGTGCTGCACAAGGACCTGGGGAAGAGGCTCCAGGTGGGCCAGGAGATCATGGAGCTCATCCTGGACCAGGAGAAGTCTCCAGAGCTGGAGCAGGACCAGACCGGGCTGGACAGGATGGTGGACGCTGTGGCCAGCTCCTGGGTCAACTCCAGCAACTTCAAG gtggttTTACTTGGGATGGATATTCTGTCAGCTCTGGTCAGCAGGCTGCAGGACAGGTTCAGGACACAGGTTGGAACAG TTCTGCCGAGCCTGATCGATCGACTGGGGGACGCCAAAGACCAAGTTCGAGACCAGGACCAAGCGCTCTTACTGAAGATCATGGACCAAGCTGCTAACCCACAG TTTGTGTGGGAGCGAATGATGGGAGGCTTCAAACACAAGAACAACAGGACCAGAGAAGGACTGTGCCTGTGTCTCATCTCAACTCTAAATGT GTTTGGATCCCAGAGTCTGACGCTCAGTAAAATCGTTCCTCACATCTGTAACCTCCTCGGAGATCCCACCAGTCAG GTGCGTGATGGAGCCATGAACTGCCTGGTGGAGATCTACCGCCATGTTGGAGAGCGAGTGCGAATCGACCTGGGAAAGAAGGGTCTGCCTCAGTCACG GCTGAACGTCATCTTCAGTAAGTTTGACGAAGTTCAGAGGTCGGGGAACATggtgctgtcacctctgtcag acAAGAACTTTGAGGACGATGACTCGGTGGACGGCGGCcgctcctcctcttcgtccaaAGCTGCCTCGCTGTCCGGGAGGAAGGCAGTGAGCATGGGTTCGTTCCGACGCCCCGCCTCCGCCAAGTCTGCAG GGAGGGACGGGTCTGGTGCCGGAGCTGTGGATGAGGAGGACTTCATCCAAGCATTCGAGGATGTTCCCACGGTGCAG atCTACTCtaacagagaggtggaggaggccatGACGAAGGTTCGAGACGTGCTGTCAGACGACAAGCGGGACTGGGAGCTCAGAGTGGCAGCT ctgaagaaGGTGCGATCGCTGCTGCTGGCTGGCGCAGCTGAGTTCGACGGCTTTCCGCAGCAGCTGCGGCTCATGGAGGCGGCGTTCAAACTGTCCGCCAAGGACCTCCGGTCTCAGGTGGTGAGAGAGGCTTGCATCACTCTGGG CCACTTGTCATCGGTCCTCGGCAGCCGCTTCGACCATGCAGCGGAGGCCATCATGCCAACTCTCCTCAACCTGGTCCCCAACAGTGCCAAAGTCATGGCCACCTCTGGCGTGGCCGCTATCCGCCTCATCCTCCGA CGCACACACTACCCTCGACTAATCCCCATCATCACCAGCAACTGTACCTCCAAATCTGTGGCGGTCAGAAG gcgCTGCTATGAGTTCTtggacctgctgctgcaggaatgGCAGACCAGCTCCCTGGAGAG acatGGGGCAGTGTTAATGGAGACTATAAAGAAAGGGATCCATGACGCAGACGCCGAAGCTCGctctgttgccaggaa atgttacTGGAGCTTCCACGGACACTTCAGCAGGGAGGCGGAGCAGCTCTACCAGGGGCTGGAGTCGTCCTATCAGAAGGCTCTGCAGGCTCACCTGAGGAGCGGAGACAGTCTGATGTCGCTGCCGGCCTCTGATCGCTCGTCCTCTTCATCTCAGGAGAGTCTGAA TCGACCCCTGTCAGTAAAGACCACCGTTGGAAGCAGCTCGGCCAGAT CCAAAGCCGGCCACGCCTCCCGCACacctgctgcagcctcctccccAAGTTCGCTCCAGCGGTCTCGCAGCGACGTGGACGTGAACGCCGCGGCCACCGCCACCGCCCGCACCAGGATGCCCGCTGTGCCGTCCGCCGTGCAGGCGTCGCCTTTCAGCTCGGCCTCGGCTCTGCCTCCCGGATCCTATGCTTCACTCG GTCGAGTGCGAACGAGGAGGACGAGTGCAGGAAACGGCCCGTCGGTGACAGACAGCCGGGGTCGGAGCCGAGGGAAAGTCGTCTCGCAGTCCCAAC CTGGCAGTCGTTCAGGGTCTCCCGGGCGCCTGCTGAGCTCCACCTACGGCAGGATCCCCAGGCCGACCATGGGCGGCGCCGCCGCCGCAACCACCGCCAGCGGTGCCTCCGCCGGCCCGTCCGACAAGAGCCGACCTCGAGGTCACCGCAGCCAGGGCTGCAGCCGCGAGACCAGCCCCAGCAGATCAGGCtcag CCCGGAGTCGAATCCCTCGACCCAGCATGAGTCAGGGCTGCAGCCGCGAAACCAGTCGCGAGAGCAGCCGTGACACCAGCCCTGCCAGGGGTTTCTCCCCCCTGG ACCGACTGTCCCATCAGGCTCGGATCTCGGCCTCCGTCAACGCCATGAGGATCCTCAACACGGGCACGGAGGTGGAGGCGGCCGTGGCAGACGCTCTG CTCTTAGGAGACTCGAGGAGTAAG CGGAGGCCGGTGAGGCGGCGCTTTGAGTCGCCAGGCATGTACTCCGATGACGACGCCAACAGCGACGCCTCCAGCGCCTGCTCGGAGCGCTCGTACAGCTCCCGCAACGGCGGCGTGGCGCCTCACTACATGCGTCAGACGGAGGACGTGGCGGAGGTGCTGAACCACTGCGCCAGCTCCAACTGGTccgagaggaaggaggggcTGCTGGGACTGCAGAACCTGCTGAAGAGCCAGAGGACGCTCAG CCGGGTGGAGCTGAAGAGGCTCTGTGAGATCTTCACCAGGATGTTTGCAGACCCCCACAGCAAG AGA GTCTTCAGCATGTTCCTGGAGACTCTGGTGGACTTCATCATCCTGCACAGGGACGACCTGCAGGACTGGCTCTTTGTCCTGCTCACTCAGCTGCTGAAGAAGATGGGGGCCGACCTGCTGGGCTCCGTCCAGGCCAAAGTCCAGAAGGCCCTGGATGTCACAAG AGAATCCTTCCCGTTTGAGCAGCAGTTCAACATCCTGATGCGCTTCATCGTGGATCAGACGCAGACGCCCAACCTGAAGGTGAAAGTGGCCATCCTGCGCTACATCGAGGCTTTGGCTCGCCAGATGGATCCCGCCGACTTCGTTAACTCCAGCGAGACGCGCCTCGCAGTCTCTCGAATCATCACGTGGACCACCGAGCCCAAAAGCTCCGACGTCCGCAAG gcggcCCAGGTGGTGCTGATCGCCCTCTTTGAGCTGAACACACCAGAGTTCACCATGCTGCTGGGCGCTCTGCCTAAAACCTTCCAGGATGGCACCACCAAGCTGCTGCACAACCACCTGAGGAACGCCAGCGCCAACAGCGGCATCAGCATG gtGTCTCCCAGTAACCCGGCCGGTCGGACTCCGCCTCGCCAGcccagcagccgcagcagcccGCTGACCTCGCCCACCAACTGCTCCCACGGCGGCCTCTCTCCCAG CATGTTGGAGTACGACAGCGAGAACCTGAACTCTGAGGAGATCTACAGCTCTCTGCGCGGCGTCACTGAGGCCATCCAGAACTTCAGCTTCCGCAGCCAGGAGGACCTGATGGATCCGCTGAGACGGGACGGCAAGAGGGACGGCGTG CCTGGAGGCGGGGCGTCCCCGGACTGCGGGGACGTGGTGGAGGGTGGGCGCACGGCTCTGGATAACAAGACGTCTCTGCTGAACACTCCTTCGCCACGATCGTTTGCCGGGCCGCGGTTCAGAGAGTACAACCCGTACAACTACACGGACAGCATCGGCACGCTGGACAAGGCGGCGCTGAAGGAGGCGCTGTACGAGGACGCGGTGGAGCAGCTGAGAGACG GCCGCCGACAAGAGTGTGTTGAAAATAAGATCCTGAACCCCAAAGGTTTCCCCG CgggccctgcagagcagctggagctggtCGGGGAGCTGCTGAAGGAGCTCTCACAGGGCCAGGCGGGGGAGAGGGGCCCCGAGGAGCGTCGGGGGACCCTTCTGGAGCTGCTGAAGGTGGCCCGTGAGGACAGCCTGGTGGTGTGGGAGGAACACTTCAAGACCATGCTGTTGCTGCTCCTGGAGACGCTGGGAGACAAAGAC CACACGATCCGGGCCCTCGCTCTGCGAGTCCTCAAGGAGGTCCTGAGGAACCAGCCGGCCCGCTTCAAGAACTACGCTGAGCTCACCATCATGAAGACGCTGGAGGCCCACAAAGACTCGCACAAGGAG GTGGTGCGAGCAGCTGAGGAGGCGGCCTCCACGCTGGCGGGCTCCATCCACCCGGAGCAGTGCATCAAGGTGCTCTGTCCCATCGTGCAGACGGCCGACTACCCCATCAACCTGGCCGCCATCAAGATGCAGACGAGGGCCATCGAACGCATCACCAAGGAGCCGCTGCATCAGCTGCTGCCCGACATCATCCCCGGGCTCCTGCAG GGCTACGACAACACTGAGAGCAGCGTGAGGAAGGCCAGCGTCTTCTGCCTGGTGGCCATCTACTCTGTGATCGGGGAGGAGCTGAAGCCGTACCTGGCTCAGCTGACCGGCAGCAAG ATGAAGCTGCTCAACCTGTACATCAAGAGGGCTCAGACCTCcaccagcaacagcagcagctcctccgaCATCTCCTCCTACTGA
- the LOC114431971 gene encoding CLIP-associating protein 1-like isoform X11: protein MEEEEEVSMEYLLEQVLHKDLGKRLQVGQEIMELILDQEKSPELEQDQTGLDRMVDAVASSWVNSSNFKVVLLGMDILSALVSRLQDRFRTQVGTVLPSLIDRLGDAKDQVRDQDQALLLKIMDQAANPQFVWERMMGGFKHKNNRTREGLCLCLISTLNVFGSQSLTLSKIVPHICNLLGDPTSQVRDGAMNCLVEIYRHVGERVRIDLGKKGLPQSRLNVIFSKFDEVQRSGNMVLSPLSDKNFEDDDSVDGGRSSSSSKAASLSGRKAVSMGSFRRPASAKSAGRDGSGAGAVDEEDFIQAFEDVPTVQIYSNREVEEAMTKVRDVLSDDKRDWELRVAALKKVRSLLLAGAAEFDGFPQQLRLMEAAFKLSAKDLRSQVVREACITLGHLSSVLGSRFDHAAEAIMPTLLNLVPNSAKVMATSGVAAIRLILRRTHYPRLIPIITSNCTSKSVAVRRRCYEFLDLLLQEWQTSSLERHGAVLMETIKKGIHDADAEARSVARKCYWSFHGHFSREAEQLYQGLESSYQKALQAHLRSGDSLMSLPASDRSSSSSQESLNRPLSVKTTVGSSSARSKAGHASRTPAAASSPSSLQRSRSDVDVNAAATATARTRMPAVPSAVQASPFSSASALPPGSYASLGRVRTRRTSAGNGPSVTDSRGRSRGKVVSQSQPGSRSGSPGRLLSSTYGRIPRPTMGGAAAATTASGASAGPSDKSRPRGHRSQGCSRETSPSRSGSDRLSHQARISASVNAMRILNTGTEVEAAVADALRRPVRRRFESPGMYSDDDANSDASSACSERSYSSRNGGVAPHYMRQTEDVAEVLNHCASSNWSERKEGLLGLQNLLKSQRTLSRVELKRLCEIFTRMFADPHSKRVFSMFLETLVDFIILHRDDLQDWLFVLLTQLLKKMGADLLGSVQAKVQKALDVTRESFPFEQQFNILMRFIVDQTQTPNLKVKVAILRYIEALARQMDPADFVNSSETRLAVSRIITWTTEPKSSDVRKAAQVVLIALFELNTPEFTMLLGALPKTFQDGTTKLLHNHLRNASANSGISMVSPSNPAGRTPPRQPSSRSSPLTSPTNCSHGGLSPSMLEYDSENLNSEEIYSSLRGVTEAIQNFSFRSQEDLMDPLRRDGKRDGVPGGGASPDCGDVVEGGRTALDNKTSLLNTPSPRSFAGPRFREYNPYNYTDSIGTLDKAALKEALYEDAVEQLRDGRRQECVENKILNPKGFPAGPAEQLELVGELLKELSQGQAGERGPEERRGTLLELLKVAREDSLVVWEEHFKTMLLLLLETLGDKDHTIRALALRVLKEVLRNQPARFKNYAELTIMKTLEAHKDSHKEVVRAAEEAASTLAGSIHPEQCIKVLCPIVQTADYPINLAAIKMQTRAIERITKEPLHQLLPDIIPGLLQGYDNTESSVRKASVFCLVAIYSVIGEELKPYLAQLTGSKMKLLNLYIKRAQTSTSNSSSSSDISSY from the exons atggaggaggaggaggaggtgagcatGGAGTACCTGCTGGAGCAGGTGCTGCACAAGGACCTGGGGAAGAGGCTCCAGGTGGGCCAGGAGATCATGGAGCTCATCCTGGACCAGGAGAAGTCTCCAGAGCTGGAGCAGGACCAGACCGGGCTGGACAGGATGGTGGACGCTGTGGCCAGCTCCTGGGTCAACTCCAGCAACTTCAAG gtggttTTACTTGGGATGGATATTCTGTCAGCTCTGGTCAGCAGGCTGCAGGACAGGTTCAGGACACAGGTTGGAACAG TTCTGCCGAGCCTGATCGATCGACTGGGGGACGCCAAAGACCAAGTTCGAGACCAGGACCAAGCGCTCTTACTGAAGATCATGGACCAAGCTGCTAACCCACAG TTTGTGTGGGAGCGAATGATGGGAGGCTTCAAACACAAGAACAACAGGACCAGAGAAGGACTGTGCCTGTGTCTCATCTCAACTCTAAATGT GTTTGGATCCCAGAGTCTGACGCTCAGTAAAATCGTTCCTCACATCTGTAACCTCCTCGGAGATCCCACCAGTCAG GTGCGTGATGGAGCCATGAACTGCCTGGTGGAGATCTACCGCCATGTTGGAGAGCGAGTGCGAATCGACCTGGGAAAGAAGGGTCTGCCTCAGTCACG GCTGAACGTCATCTTCAGTAAGTTTGACGAAGTTCAGAGGTCGGGGAACATggtgctgtcacctctgtcag acAAGAACTTTGAGGACGATGACTCGGTGGACGGCGGCcgctcctcctcttcgtccaaAGCTGCCTCGCTGTCCGGGAGGAAGGCAGTGAGCATGGGTTCGTTCCGACGCCCCGCCTCCGCCAAGTCTGCAG GGAGGGACGGGTCTGGTGCCGGAGCTGTGGATGAGGAGGACTTCATCCAAGCATTCGAGGATGTTCCCACGGTGCAG atCTACTCtaacagagaggtggaggaggccatGACGAAGGTTCGAGACGTGCTGTCAGACGACAAGCGGGACTGGGAGCTCAGAGTGGCAGCT ctgaagaaGGTGCGATCGCTGCTGCTGGCTGGCGCAGCTGAGTTCGACGGCTTTCCGCAGCAGCTGCGGCTCATGGAGGCGGCGTTCAAACTGTCCGCCAAGGACCTCCGGTCTCAGGTGGTGAGAGAGGCTTGCATCACTCTGGG CCACTTGTCATCGGTCCTCGGCAGCCGCTTCGACCATGCAGCGGAGGCCATCATGCCAACTCTCCTCAACCTGGTCCCCAACAGTGCCAAAGTCATGGCCACCTCTGGCGTGGCCGCTATCCGCCTCATCCTCCGA CGCACACACTACCCTCGACTAATCCCCATCATCACCAGCAACTGTACCTCCAAATCTGTGGCGGTCAGAAG gcgCTGCTATGAGTTCTtggacctgctgctgcaggaatgGCAGACCAGCTCCCTGGAGAG acatGGGGCAGTGTTAATGGAGACTATAAAGAAAGGGATCCATGACGCAGACGCCGAAGCTCGctctgttgccaggaa atgttacTGGAGCTTCCACGGACACTTCAGCAGGGAGGCGGAGCAGCTCTACCAGGGGCTGGAGTCGTCCTATCAGAAGGCTCTGCAGGCTCACCTGAGGAGCGGAGACAGTCTGATGTCGCTGCCGGCCTCTGATCGCTCGTCCTCTTCATCTCAGGAGAGTCTGAA TCGACCCCTGTCAGTAAAGACCACCGTTGGAAGCAGCTCGGCCAGAT CCAAAGCCGGCCACGCCTCCCGCACacctgctgcagcctcctccccAAGTTCGCTCCAGCGGTCTCGCAGCGACGTGGACGTGAACGCCGCGGCCACCGCCACCGCCCGCACCAGGATGCCCGCTGTGCCGTCCGCCGTGCAGGCGTCGCCTTTCAGCTCGGCCTCGGCTCTGCCTCCCGGATCCTATGCTTCACTCG GTCGAGTGCGAACGAGGAGGACGAGTGCAGGAAACGGCCCGTCGGTGACAGACAGCCGGGGTCGGAGCCGAGGGAAAGTCGTCTCGCAGTCCCAAC CTGGCAGTCGTTCAGGGTCTCCCGGGCGCCTGCTGAGCTCCACCTACGGCAGGATCCCCAGGCCGACCATGGGCGGCGCCGCCGCCGCAACCACCGCCAGCGGTGCCTCCGCCGGCCCGTCCGACAAGAGCCGACCTCGAGGTCACCGCAGCCAGGGCTGCAGCCGCGAGACCAGCCCCAGCAGATCAGGCtcag ACCGACTGTCCCATCAGGCTCGGATCTCGGCCTCCGTCAACGCCATGAGGATCCTCAACACGGGCACGGAGGTGGAGGCGGCCGTGGCAGACGCTCTG CGGAGGCCGGTGAGGCGGCGCTTTGAGTCGCCAGGCATGTACTCCGATGACGACGCCAACAGCGACGCCTCCAGCGCCTGCTCGGAGCGCTCGTACAGCTCCCGCAACGGCGGCGTGGCGCCTCACTACATGCGTCAGACGGAGGACGTGGCGGAGGTGCTGAACCACTGCGCCAGCTCCAACTGGTccgagaggaaggaggggcTGCTGGGACTGCAGAACCTGCTGAAGAGCCAGAGGACGCTCAG CCGGGTGGAGCTGAAGAGGCTCTGTGAGATCTTCACCAGGATGTTTGCAGACCCCCACAGCAAG AGA GTCTTCAGCATGTTCCTGGAGACTCTGGTGGACTTCATCATCCTGCACAGGGACGACCTGCAGGACTGGCTCTTTGTCCTGCTCACTCAGCTGCTGAAGAAGATGGGGGCCGACCTGCTGGGCTCCGTCCAGGCCAAAGTCCAGAAGGCCCTGGATGTCACAAG AGAATCCTTCCCGTTTGAGCAGCAGTTCAACATCCTGATGCGCTTCATCGTGGATCAGACGCAGACGCCCAACCTGAAGGTGAAAGTGGCCATCCTGCGCTACATCGAGGCTTTGGCTCGCCAGATGGATCCCGCCGACTTCGTTAACTCCAGCGAGACGCGCCTCGCAGTCTCTCGAATCATCACGTGGACCACCGAGCCCAAAAGCTCCGACGTCCGCAAG gcggcCCAGGTGGTGCTGATCGCCCTCTTTGAGCTGAACACACCAGAGTTCACCATGCTGCTGGGCGCTCTGCCTAAAACCTTCCAGGATGGCACCACCAAGCTGCTGCACAACCACCTGAGGAACGCCAGCGCCAACAGCGGCATCAGCATG gtGTCTCCCAGTAACCCGGCCGGTCGGACTCCGCCTCGCCAGcccagcagccgcagcagcccGCTGACCTCGCCCACCAACTGCTCCCACGGCGGCCTCTCTCCCAG CATGTTGGAGTACGACAGCGAGAACCTGAACTCTGAGGAGATCTACAGCTCTCTGCGCGGCGTCACTGAGGCCATCCAGAACTTCAGCTTCCGCAGCCAGGAGGACCTGATGGATCCGCTGAGACGGGACGGCAAGAGGGACGGCGTG CCTGGAGGCGGGGCGTCCCCGGACTGCGGGGACGTGGTGGAGGGTGGGCGCACGGCTCTGGATAACAAGACGTCTCTGCTGAACACTCCTTCGCCACGATCGTTTGCCGGGCCGCGGTTCAGAGAGTACAACCCGTACAACTACACGGACAGCATCGGCACGCTGGACAAGGCGGCGCTGAAGGAGGCGCTGTACGAGGACGCGGTGGAGCAGCTGAGAGACG GCCGCCGACAAGAGTGTGTTGAAAATAAGATCCTGAACCCCAAAGGTTTCCCCG CgggccctgcagagcagctggagctggtCGGGGAGCTGCTGAAGGAGCTCTCACAGGGCCAGGCGGGGGAGAGGGGCCCCGAGGAGCGTCGGGGGACCCTTCTGGAGCTGCTGAAGGTGGCCCGTGAGGACAGCCTGGTGGTGTGGGAGGAACACTTCAAGACCATGCTGTTGCTGCTCCTGGAGACGCTGGGAGACAAAGAC CACACGATCCGGGCCCTCGCTCTGCGAGTCCTCAAGGAGGTCCTGAGGAACCAGCCGGCCCGCTTCAAGAACTACGCTGAGCTCACCATCATGAAGACGCTGGAGGCCCACAAAGACTCGCACAAGGAG GTGGTGCGAGCAGCTGAGGAGGCGGCCTCCACGCTGGCGGGCTCCATCCACCCGGAGCAGTGCATCAAGGTGCTCTGTCCCATCGTGCAGACGGCCGACTACCCCATCAACCTGGCCGCCATCAAGATGCAGACGAGGGCCATCGAACGCATCACCAAGGAGCCGCTGCATCAGCTGCTGCCCGACATCATCCCCGGGCTCCTGCAG GGCTACGACAACACTGAGAGCAGCGTGAGGAAGGCCAGCGTCTTCTGCCTGGTGGCCATCTACTCTGTGATCGGGGAGGAGCTGAAGCCGTACCTGGCTCAGCTGACCGGCAGCAAG ATGAAGCTGCTCAACCTGTACATCAAGAGGGCTCAGACCTCcaccagcaacagcagcagctcctccgaCATCTCCTCCTACTGA